From the Gammaproteobacteria bacterium genome, the window ATTCACCCCGGGGTGGAAACGGGTGCCGCGTTGACGCACCAGAATGTTACCGGCCAACACGAACTGGCCACCAAAACGCTTCACGCCTAAGCGTTTCGCTTCTGAGTCGCGACCGTTGCGGCTACTACCGCCTGCCTTTTTATGTGCCATGGCTTTCTACTCCTAAACTAATCTGCGATTAACCAGCGATGCCGGTAATCTGCAATTCGGTGTAATCCTGACGGTGACCCGTCTGCTTTTGATGATGCTTACGGCGACGGAACTTGACGATCTTGATCTTCTCGCCACGACCGTGAGCCTTAACGGTAGCAGTCACTTTGCCGCCAGCCACAAAG encodes:
- the rpmA gene encoding 50S ribosomal protein L27, which produces MAHKKAGGSSRNGRDSEAKRLGVKRFGGQFVLAGNILVRQRGTRFHPGVNVGCGNDHTLFAKSDGTVVFEVKGPARRKFVSVVPA
- the rplU gene encoding 50S ribosomal protein L21; the protein is MYAVIVTGGKQYRVAEGDVVRVEKLPAEAGASVELDKVLMVADGDKVKIGAPFVAGGKVTATVKAHGRGEKIKIVKFRRRKHHQKQTGHRQDYTELQITGIAG